From Pseudomonas alcaligenes, a single genomic window includes:
- the fliR gene encoding flagellar biosynthetic protein FliR: MLELTNAQIGGWVGQFLLPLFRIASMLMVMPVIGTQLVPARVRLYLALAICLVLAPNLPPMPQVDSVSLQSMLLIGEQVLIGVMFGLVLQLYFHLFAVAGQIIAIQMGLGFASMVDPTNGVSVPVLGQFLLMLVTLLFLAMNGHLVVFEILAESFVTLPVGQGLLTTDHFWTMAGKLSWVIAAGLLLALPVITALLVVNLAFGVMTRAAPQLNIFSIGFPLTLVLGLVIFWLGLSDFLAHFQTLTSEALLQLRELARIR; this comes from the coding sequence ATGCTCGAACTGACCAATGCGCAGATCGGCGGCTGGGTGGGCCAGTTCCTCCTGCCGCTGTTCCGTATCGCCTCGATGCTGATGGTGATGCCGGTGATCGGTACCCAGCTGGTGCCGGCACGGGTGCGCCTGTACCTGGCTCTGGCGATCTGCCTGGTGCTGGCGCCCAACCTGCCGCCGATGCCGCAGGTGGATTCGGTGAGCCTGCAGTCGATGCTGCTGATCGGCGAGCAGGTGCTGATCGGGGTGATGTTCGGCCTGGTGCTGCAGCTGTACTTCCACCTGTTCGCGGTGGCCGGGCAGATCATCGCCATCCAGATGGGCCTCGGTTTCGCCTCCATGGTCGACCCCACCAACGGTGTGTCGGTGCCGGTGCTCGGCCAGTTCCTGCTGATGCTGGTGACCCTGCTGTTCCTGGCCATGAACGGCCACCTGGTGGTGTTCGAGATCCTCGCCGAGAGCTTCGTCACCCTGCCGGTAGGGCAGGGCCTGTTGACCACCGATCACTTCTGGACAATGGCCGGCAAGCTCAGCTGGGTGATCGCTGCCGGCCTGTTGCTGGCGCTGCCGGTGATCACCGCGCTGCTGGTGGTCAACCTGGCGTTCGGCGTGATGACCCGCGCGGCGCCGCAGCTGAACATCTTTTCCATCGGTTTCCCCCTGACCCTGGTGCTCGGCCTGGTGATCTTCTGGCTGGGTTTGTCCGACTTCCTGGCGCACTTCCAGACGCTGACCAGCGAAGCCCTGCTGCAACTGCGCGAACTGGCGCGGATTCGCTGA